One Orrella dioscoreae genomic window carries:
- a CDS encoding cation:proton antiporter encodes MEVGFLVFGLAGLLALVCFMPPLAGRLKLPYSVLLAIVGCALGYVVHVHDWAPRVVADFLDTLDLFEISSETFLMVFLPVLLFETALAMNVRRLLDDLGPILMMAIVAVVVCTVVVGFTLSTISQYGLVVCLLLGAIVATTDPVAVVGIFREVGAPKRLTTLVEGESLFNDAASIALYSVLLAVLAGEGTLSTGAIAKDFLVTFLGGGVAGFVMGRLACGLFAWLRGWPTAEITLTLTLAYLSFFISEHYLGVSGVVATVIAGLVVGSSGRTRMSPTTFEQLSSFWEQFGFWANSLIFLFAAMLVPRLMADADLAEILLVVVVFGATLAARAIVVFGLLPLLQMLRIGQRVGYRYKSVMLWGGLRGAVSLALALAVTEQHAVPAGDRQFVAVVVTGFVLATLFINGTTLRPLIGLLGLNKLSPMENTLRNQALVVALEDLQEHTEQLAKTEHIGAEAQARIRAVFDASLAGVHDTQVAQLPEDRKVAVGLAMLAAREAEMFFDILKAQLVDWRMAEGLLARAERLGESVRANGLDGFEAALVRDLRYSRGFRLALEIYDRFGVQRWLAQSLAQRFSNLMSKRSVGQRLLGFARTQVQPLLGKEATDRIVALHEQRLVLIENALQAMTLQYPSYAEWLQEAYLGRVARELERMRYREMLEQFLISGEVYADLMEQLKARWRHIDKHPPLDMGLGADELIKAVPLFEGLSDEARQAIARLLKPRLVLPERPVILRNRHGEMMCFVASGAVKVALPDGTFIELGSGEFFGELALLSGEGVALSVTSLGYSRLLMLPARDFHALLERDPSLRERIEVVARQRLRALEVWRKTQEQAKEDARASADPEAAA; translated from the coding sequence ATGGAAGTCGGTTTTCTCGTTTTCGGCCTGGCTGGCTTGTTGGCCCTGGTCTGCTTCATGCCGCCCCTGGCCGGCCGGCTCAAGCTGCCCTATTCGGTGCTGCTGGCCATCGTGGGATGCGCGCTGGGCTACGTCGTCCACGTGCACGACTGGGCGCCCCGGGTCGTCGCCGATTTCCTCGATACGCTCGATCTCTTCGAGATCTCCTCCGAAACCTTCCTCATGGTGTTCCTGCCGGTGCTGCTCTTCGAGACGGCGCTGGCCATGAACGTGCGCCGCCTGCTGGACGACCTCGGCCCCATCCTGATGATGGCGATCGTCGCGGTGGTGGTGTGCACCGTCGTCGTCGGTTTCACGCTGTCCACCATTTCCCAGTACGGCCTGGTGGTCTGCCTGCTGCTGGGGGCCATCGTCGCCACCACGGACCCGGTGGCGGTGGTGGGCATCTTCCGCGAGGTGGGGGCGCCCAAGCGGCTGACGACGCTGGTGGAGGGCGAGAGCCTGTTCAACGACGCCGCGTCCATCGCGCTGTATTCGGTGCTGCTGGCCGTGCTGGCGGGCGAGGGCACGCTGTCCACGGGCGCCATCGCCAAGGACTTCCTGGTGACTTTCCTGGGCGGCGGCGTGGCGGGCTTCGTCATGGGGCGGCTGGCCTGCGGCCTGTTCGCCTGGCTGCGCGGCTGGCCCACGGCCGAGATCACGCTGACGCTGACCCTGGCGTATCTCAGTTTCTTCATTTCCGAGCACTACCTGGGCGTGTCGGGGGTGGTGGCCACCGTCATCGCCGGGCTGGTGGTGGGGTCCAGCGGCCGCACGCGCATGTCGCCCACGACCTTCGAGCAGTTGTCCAGCTTCTGGGAGCAGTTCGGCTTCTGGGCCAATTCCCTCATCTTCCTGTTCGCGGCCATGCTGGTGCCGCGCCTGATGGCCGACGCCGACCTGGCCGAGATTCTCCTGGTGGTGGTGGTCTTCGGCGCGACGCTGGCGGCCCGGGCCATCGTGGTCTTCGGCTTGCTGCCGCTCCTGCAGATGCTGCGCATCGGCCAGCGGGTGGGCTACCGCTATAAGTCGGTGATGCTGTGGGGCGGCTTGCGCGGCGCCGTATCGTTGGCGCTGGCGCTGGCGGTGACCGAGCAGCATGCCGTGCCCGCGGGCGACCGGCAGTTCGTCGCGGTGGTCGTCACCGGTTTCGTGCTGGCCACGCTCTTCATCAACGGCACGACGCTGCGGCCGCTGATCGGCCTGCTGGGCCTGAACAAGCTGTCGCCCATGGAGAACACCCTGCGCAACCAGGCGCTGGTCGTGGCGCTGGAAGACCTGCAGGAGCACACCGAGCAACTTGCGAAGACCGAGCACATCGGCGCCGAGGCGCAGGCCCGGATCCGGGCGGTGTTCGACGCGAGCCTGGCCGGCGTGCACGACACGCAGGTGGCGCAACTGCCCGAGGACAGGAAGGTGGCCGTGGGCCTGGCCATGCTGGCGGCGCGCGAAGCGGAAATGTTCTTCGACATCCTCAAGGCGCAGTTGGTGGACTGGCGCATGGCCGAGGGCCTGCTGGCCCGGGCCGAGCGCCTGGGCGAGTCGGTGCGCGCCAACGGCCTGGATGGTTTCGAGGCGGCGCTGGTGCGTGACTTGCGCTATTCGCGCGGCTTCCGCCTGGCGCTGGAAATCTATGATCGTTTCGGCGTCCAGCGCTGGCTGGCCCAGTCGCTGGCGCAGCGCTTCTCCAACCTGATGAGCAAGCGCTCGGTGGGGCAGCGCCTGCTGGGCTTCGCGCGCACGCAGGTCCAGCCCTTGCTGGGCAAGGAGGCCACCGACCGCATCGTCGCCCTGCACGAGCAGCGGCTGGTGCTGATCGAGAACGCCTTGCAGGCCATGACCCTGCAATATCCGTCGTACGCAGAGTGGCTGCAGGAGGCGTACCTGGGCCGTGTGGCGCGCGAGCTGGAACGCATGCGCTACCGCGAGATGCTGGAGCAGTTCCTCATCAGCGGCGAGGTCTACGCCGACCTGATGGAGCAGTTGAAGGCGCGCTGGCGCCACATCGACAAGCATCCCCCGCTGGACATGGGCCTGGGCGCCGATGAGCTGATCAAGGCCGTGCCGCTGTTCGAGGGACTGAGCGACGAGGCGCGGCAGGCGATCGCGCGCCTGCTCAAGCCACGGCTGGTGCTGCCGGAACGGCCGGTGATCCTGCGCAACCGCCACGGCGAAATGATGTGCTTCGTGGCCTCCGGCGCGGTCAAGGTCGCGTTGCCGGACGGCACCTTCATCGAGCTGGGCAGCGGCGAGTTCTTCGGCGAGCTGGCATTGCTGTCGGGCGAGGGGGTGGCGCTGTCGGTCACCTCGCTGGGCTACAGCCGCCTGCTGATGCTGCCGGCGCGCGATTTCCACGCACTGCTCGAGCGCGATCCGTCGTTGCGTGAGCGTATCGAGGTGGTGGCGCGCCAGCGCCTGCGCGCGCTGGAGGTCTGGCGCAAGACGCAGGAGCAGGCGAAGGAAGATGCCAGGGCGTCAGCGGACCCGGAGGCTGCCGCTTAG
- the rpoH gene encoding RNA polymerase sigma factor RpoH yields MQTANHSLATASPSLAVAIANPGALGTLDAYISTVNRLPLLTPEQETSLARKLRDTDSLDAARELVVSHLRLVVSVSRQYLGYGLPHADLIQEGNVGLMKAVKRFDPERGVRLVSFAVHWIKAEIHEFIIRNWRLVKVATTKAQRKLFFNLRSMRPDGQTLDPAQIDAIARELDVRPQDVSEMEVRLTGRDMSLENQDDDDDTYAPIAYLSDEGRQEPTQVMERAAQSALQGRGLAGALDVLDERSRRIVQARWLQDEGGATLHELAQEFGVSAERIRQIEAAAMKKMRAALSA; encoded by the coding sequence ATGCAAACCGCCAATCATTCCCTGGCTACGGCAAGCCCCTCGCTGGCCGTGGCCATCGCCAACCCGGGCGCACTGGGCACGCTGGATGCGTACATCTCCACCGTGAACCGCCTGCCCCTGCTGACCCCCGAGCAGGAAACGTCCCTCGCGCGCAAGCTGCGCGACACGGATTCGCTGGACGCCGCCCGTGAGCTGGTGGTGTCGCACCTGCGACTGGTGGTCTCCGTCTCGCGCCAGTACCTGGGCTATGGCCTGCCGCACGCCGACCTGATCCAGGAAGGCAACGTCGGCCTCATGAAGGCCGTGAAACGTTTCGACCCCGAGCGCGGCGTGCGCCTGGTCTCCTTCGCCGTGCACTGGATCAAGGCCGAGATCCACGAGTTCATCATCCGCAACTGGCGCCTGGTGAAGGTCGCCACGACCAAGGCGCAGCGCAAGCTGTTCTTCAACCTGCGCAGCATGCGTCCGGACGGCCAGACCCTGGATCCGGCCCAGATCGACGCCATCGCGCGCGAGCTGGACGTGCGTCCCCAGGATGTCAGCGAGATGGAAGTGCGCCTGACCGGCCGCGACATGTCGCTGGAGAACCAGGACGACGATGACGACACCTACGCGCCCATCGCCTACCTGTCCGACGAAGGCCGCCAGGAACCCACGCAAGTGATGGAGCGCGCGGCGCAGTCGGCCCTGCAGGGCCGCGGCCTGGCTGGCGCCCTGGATGTGCTGGACGAGCGGTCGCGCCGCATCGTGCAGGCCCGCTGGCTGCAGGACGAAGGCGGCGCCACGCTGCACGAACTGGCCCAGGAGTTCGGCGTGTCCGCCGAGCGCATCCGCCAGATCGAAGCCGCCGCCATGAAGAAGATGCGCGCGGCGTTGTCGGCCTGA
- a CDS encoding LysR family transcriptional regulator encodes MDIRYLQSFVTVVERGSFAQAARQLDLTSTAVAARVKALEQSLGLTLVRRAGRSVRATEAGLRILDRARALLRDARDLAAAAEVDAPFGELKLGVFVSAMTSVLPPVLKRLYDSHPRLSVFVLPGSSVDLCRRVGEGELDAAVVVEPQFSIGKTCRWDAVMEEPLVVVAPATMQAGDPHELLRTEPFIRYDRSVVGGQLADRYLRDHGIVPRQRMEIDSLLGVAALVDQGLGVALLPDWSSMWSTKYALARIPLPGRAPVRRVGLAWQAQGPRAALAEAFLRECRAVFPGRAGAA; translated from the coding sequence ATGGACATCCGATATCTGCAGAGCTTCGTCACCGTGGTCGAGCGCGGCTCGTTCGCGCAGGCCGCCCGCCAGCTGGACCTGACGTCCACCGCCGTGGCCGCGCGCGTGAAGGCGCTGGAGCAGAGCCTGGGCCTGACATTGGTGCGGCGCGCGGGCCGGTCGGTGCGCGCCACCGAGGCCGGGCTGCGCATCCTGGACCGCGCGCGTGCGCTCTTGCGCGATGCGCGCGACCTGGCCGCCGCGGCCGAGGTCGACGCGCCCTTCGGCGAACTGAAGCTGGGCGTGTTCGTCTCGGCCATGACGAGCGTGCTGCCGCCGGTGTTGAAGCGCCTCTACGACAGCCATCCGCGCCTGTCCGTCTTCGTGCTGCCCGGCTCGTCGGTGGACCTGTGCCGGCGCGTGGGCGAAGGCGAACTGGATGCGGCCGTGGTGGTCGAGCCGCAGTTCTCCATCGGCAAGACCTGCCGCTGGGATGCCGTCATGGAAGAGCCGCTGGTGGTGGTGGCGCCCGCCACCATGCAGGCGGGCGATCCGCACGAGCTGCTGCGCACGGAGCCTTTCATCCGCTACGACCGCTCGGTGGTGGGCGGGCAATTGGCCGACCGCTATCTGCGCGACCATGGCATCGTGCCGCGCCAGCGCATGGAGATCGACAGCCTGCTGGGCGTGGCCGCGCTGGTGGACCAGGGCCTGGGCGTGGCGCTGCTGCCGGACTGGTCCTCGATGTGGTCCACCAAGTATGCGCTGGCGCGCATTCCCTTGCCGGGGCGCGCGCCCGTGCGCCGCGTGGGGCTGGCCTGGCAGGCGCAAGGGCCACGTGCCGCGCTGGCCGAGGCCTTCCTGCGCGAATGCCGCGCCGTCTTCCCTGGCCGCGCGGGCGCGGCCTGA
- a CDS encoding 2-hydroxyacid dehydrogenase has protein sequence MSLPALLRIGAFPPVAHALLSQHFTLVPPEEASDAQWAAFQGLVTRSNQRVDPALIDRLPALRVIATCGVGYDGIAVDHARARGVQVTHTPGVLDTAVAELAVGLLLALLRRLPAADAFVRSDRWHREGAFPLGASLAGKRVGIVGLGRIGRAIADRLAPFQVSLAYHGPTDQGLALSYYPNLAAMARDCDILIVCCPGGARTAGIIDAEVLAALGPRGALVNVSRGSVVDEAALVQALQAGTLGAAALDVFQTEPTANAALLALEQVVLAPHIGSATEETRLAMAELATANLQAVLAGKPALTPVP, from the coding sequence ATGAGCCTGCCCGCGCTGCTGCGCATCGGCGCCTTCCCGCCCGTGGCCCACGCCCTGCTGTCGCAACACTTCACCCTGGTTCCGCCCGAAGAGGCCAGCGACGCGCAATGGGCCGCTTTCCAGGGCCTGGTCACCCGCTCGAACCAGCGGGTCGACCCTGCACTGATCGACCGCCTGCCCGCCTTGCGCGTCATCGCCACCTGCGGCGTGGGCTACGACGGCATCGCCGTCGACCACGCGCGTGCGCGCGGCGTCCAGGTCACCCACACGCCTGGCGTGCTCGACACCGCCGTGGCGGAACTGGCCGTGGGCCTGCTGCTGGCCCTGCTGCGCCGGCTGCCCGCCGCCGACGCCTTCGTGCGCTCGGACCGCTGGCACAGAGAGGGCGCCTTCCCGCTGGGCGCGAGCCTGGCGGGCAAGCGCGTGGGCATCGTGGGGCTGGGCCGCATCGGGCGCGCCATCGCGGACCGCTTGGCGCCCTTCCAGGTGTCGCTGGCTTATCACGGCCCCACCGACCAGGGTCTGGCCCTGTCCTATTACCCGAACCTGGCCGCGATGGCGCGCGACTGCGACATCCTCATCGTGTGCTGCCCCGGCGGGGCCCGCACCGCCGGGATCATCGACGCCGAGGTGCTGGCCGCGCTGGGACCGCGCGGCGCGCTGGTCAACGTGTCGCGCGGCTCCGTCGTCGACGAGGCGGCGCTGGTCCAGGCCCTGCAGGCCGGCACCCTGGGCGCCGCGGCGCTCGACGTGTTCCAGACCGAACCCACCGCGAACGCGGCCCTGCTGGCCCTGGAGCAGGTGGTGCTGGCCCCGCACATCGGCAGCGCCACCGAAGAAACGCGGCTGGCCATGGCCGAGCTGGCAACGGCCAACCTGCAGGCGGTGCTGGCGGGCAAGCCAGCGCTGACCCCGGTGCCCTGA
- a CDS encoding Bug family tripartite tricarboxylate transporter substrate binding protein, whose protein sequence is MSFCSNRRPLAALALMALGTLMAPLAAHAAYPDKPIRLVVPYPPGGATDVVGRVIANHLSEELKQQVIVENKGGAGGNLGADSVARATPDGYTLLMGAITSHSIMATLEKNRISYKLMDDLAPVATIAAVPLVFVVNPAKVPANNLTELIDYAKKNPGKLTYASSGAGAPQRMAAELFKRQAGVDMLHVPYRGSGPAMTDLVGGQVLTMVETVPASLGFIKSGQLRALAVTMPERISMLPDTPTAAEAGLPGFEVASMFGVLAPAKTPKPIVEQLNAALQKVLVKEDFKAQMLQQGAYAVEPASADAARQRLQKEVDMWAKVIEDAKITVE, encoded by the coding sequence ATGTCCTTCTGTTCCAACCGCCGGCCGCTGGCCGCCCTGGCCCTGATGGCGCTGGGTACCCTGATGGCCCCGCTGGCCGCCCACGCCGCCTATCCCGACAAACCCATCCGCCTGGTCGTGCCCTACCCGCCCGGCGGCGCCACCGACGTGGTCGGCCGCGTCATCGCCAACCACCTGTCCGAGGAGCTCAAGCAGCAGGTCATCGTCGAGAACAAGGGCGGCGCCGGCGGCAACCTGGGCGCCGACTCGGTGGCCCGCGCCACGCCCGACGGCTACACCCTGCTGATGGGCGCGATCACCTCGCACTCCATCATGGCCACGCTGGAGAAGAATCGCATCTCCTACAAGCTGATGGACGACCTGGCGCCGGTGGCGACCATTGCCGCCGTGCCGCTGGTGTTCGTGGTGAACCCGGCCAAGGTGCCGGCCAACAACCTGACCGAGCTGATCGACTACGCCAAGAAGAACCCTGGCAAGCTGACCTATGCCTCGTCGGGCGCGGGCGCGCCCCAGCGCATGGCCGCCGAACTCTTCAAGCGCCAGGCCGGCGTCGACATGCTGCACGTGCCCTACCGCGGCAGCGGCCCCGCCATGACCGACCTCGTCGGCGGCCAGGTGCTGACGATGGTCGAGACCGTGCCCGCCTCGCTGGGCTTCATCAAGAGCGGGCAGTTGCGCGCGCTGGCGGTGACCATGCCCGAACGCATCTCGATGCTGCCTGACACCCCGACCGCCGCGGAAGCCGGCCTGCCCGGCTTCGAGGTCGCCTCGATGTTCGGCGTGCTGGCCCCCGCCAAAACGCCCAAGCCCATCGTCGAGCAATTGAACGCGGCGCTGCAGAAAGTGCTGGTGAAGGAAGACTTCAAGGCGCAGATGCTGCAACAGGGCGCCTATGCGGTGGAGCCTGCCTCGGCCGACGCCGCCCGCCAGCGCCTGCAGAAGGAAGTCGACATGTGGGCCAAGGTGATCGAGGACGCAAAAATTACGGTGGAGTAG
- a CDS encoding PIN-like domain-containing protein yields MNFLLDENLPPNWSSVLVEASRRQFPDAMLGEVGHIRDRFGVSAQDTVWLDALGAEKNWAVLSGDAFRKRQGAERRLIRKHGITVFVLQPSWSSRRYWDKLSQLVLWWPKIVAQANAVEASTFEVPWRSSGRFRQI; encoded by the coding sequence TTGAACTTCCTCCTCGACGAGAACCTGCCGCCAAACTGGTCGTCGGTCCTGGTGGAGGCTAGCCGGAGACAGTTTCCGGATGCGATGCTCGGAGAGGTTGGCCACATTCGGGACAGGTTCGGCGTGTCCGCTCAAGACACTGTGTGGCTGGACGCACTGGGTGCGGAAAAGAACTGGGCCGTTCTCTCCGGAGACGCTTTTCGAAAGCGCCAGGGCGCGGAGCGCCGCCTGATCCGCAAGCACGGCATTACGGTGTTCGTGTTGCAGCCCTCGTGGTCGAGCAGGCGTTACTGGGACAAGCTGTCCCAACTGGTCTTGTGGTGGCCCAAGATCGTGGCACAAGCCAATGCAGTCGAGGCATCGACCTTCGAGGTGCCTTGGCGATCCAGCGGCCGGTTTCGGCAGATCTAG
- a CDS encoding IlvD/Edd family dehydratase, whose protein sequence is MSSSDSKKTDAPSGMRRGLTSYGDTGFSLFLRKAFIKGAGLTDDALSRPVVGIANTGSAYNPCHGNAPQLIEAVKRGVMLAGGLPVDFPTISVHESFAAPTSMYLRNLMSMDTEEMIRAQPMDAVVLIGGCDKTVPAQLMGAASAGIPAIQLVTGSMLTGGHRGERVGACTDCRRFWGKYRADEIDDQEIADVNNQLVASVGTCSVMGTASTMACIAEALGMMLPGGASPPAVTADRMRIAEQTGTQAVRMIAQQLTPNRILTPKAFENALRVLLAIGGSTNGIVHLTAVAGRLGIEVDMAAFDRIGRETPVLVDLKPSGQHYMEDFHKAGGMRTLLRELRPLLHLDALTVTGRTLGEEMDADRPPFKQDVIRAFDNPIYAQGGIAVLRGNLAPGGAIIKQSAASPTLMEHEGRAVVFENLEDLAARVDAPDLDVNADDIMVLKNIGPTGAPGMPEAGYMPIPMKLARAGVKDMVRISDGRMSGTASGTIVLHVTPESAIGGPLGLVKTGDRIRLSVRERSLTLLVDEADLAARKAAWQAPGERPGDDRGYRKLFLTTVTQADKGVDFDFLRSTGKGGATPLPPKK, encoded by the coding sequence ATGTCCTCCTCCGACAGCAAGAAAACCGATGCCCCCTCCGGCATGCGCCGCGGCTTGACCAGTTATGGCGATACCGGCTTTTCCCTGTTCCTGCGCAAGGCCTTCATCAAGGGCGCAGGGCTGACCGATGACGCGTTGTCGCGGCCGGTGGTGGGCATTGCCAACACGGGCAGCGCCTATAACCCCTGCCACGGCAATGCGCCGCAGCTGATCGAGGCGGTCAAGCGCGGCGTGATGCTGGCGGGCGGATTGCCGGTGGACTTCCCCACCATCTCGGTGCATGAGAGCTTCGCGGCGCCCACCAGCATGTACCTGCGCAACCTGATGTCGATGGACACGGAGGAGATGATCCGTGCCCAGCCCATGGACGCGGTGGTGCTGATCGGCGGGTGCGACAAGACCGTGCCGGCCCAGCTGATGGGCGCGGCCTCGGCCGGCATCCCGGCCATCCAGCTGGTGACGGGTTCGATGCTGACGGGCGGGCACCGCGGCGAACGCGTGGGCGCCTGTACCGACTGCCGCCGCTTCTGGGGCAAGTATCGCGCCGACGAGATCGACGACCAGGAAATCGCCGACGTGAACAACCAGTTGGTGGCCAGCGTGGGCACCTGCTCGGTGATGGGCACGGCCAGCACGATGGCCTGTATCGCGGAAGCCCTGGGCATGATGCTGCCGGGCGGCGCCTCGCCTCCCGCGGTGACGGCCGACCGCATGCGCATCGCCGAACAGACCGGCACGCAGGCGGTGCGCATGATCGCGCAGCAGCTCACCCCGAACAGGATCCTCACGCCCAAGGCCTTCGAGAACGCGCTGCGCGTGCTGCTGGCCATCGGCGGCTCCACCAACGGCATCGTCCATCTGACCGCCGTGGCGGGACGCCTGGGCATCGAGGTGGACATGGCGGCCTTCGACCGCATCGGCCGCGAGACGCCGGTGCTGGTGGACCTGAAGCCGTCGGGCCAGCACTACATGGAAGACTTCCACAAGGCGGGCGGCATGCGCACGCTGCTGCGCGAGCTGCGCCCGCTGCTGCACCTGGACGCGCTGACCGTCACCGGCCGCACGCTGGGCGAAGAAATGGATGCCGACCGACCGCCCTTCAAGCAGGACGTCATCCGCGCCTTCGACAATCCCATCTACGCCCAGGGCGGCATCGCCGTGCTGCGCGGCAACCTGGCCCCGGGCGGCGCGATCATCAAGCAGTCGGCCGCCTCGCCCACGCTCATGGAGCACGAGGGCCGCGCAGTGGTGTTCGAGAACCTGGAAGACCTGGCCGCCCGCGTCGACGCGCCCGACCTGGACGTGAACGCCGATGACATCATGGTGCTGAAGAACATCGGCCCGACCGGCGCGCCCGGCATGCCCGAAGCCGGCTACATGCCCATCCCGATGAAGCTGGCGCGCGCCGGCGTGAAGGACATGGTGCGGATCTCGGACGGCCGCATGAGCGGCACGGCCTCGGGCACCATCGTGCTGCACGTGACGCCGGAATCCGCCATCGGCGGGCCGCTGGGGCTGGTGAAGACGGGCGACCGCATCCGCCTGAGCGTGCGCGAGCGCAGCCTGACGCTGCTGGTCGACGAGGCCGACCTGGCCGCGCGCAAGGCGGCATGGCAGGCGCCCGGCGAACGCCCGGGCGACGACCGCGGCTACCGCAAGCTCTTCCTGACCACGGTCACGCAGGCCGACAAGGGGGTCGACTTCGACTTCCTGCGCAGCACGGGCAAGGGCGGCGCCACGCCGCTCCCGCCGAAGAAGTAG
- a CDS encoding LacI family DNA-binding transcriptional regulator produces MKRPARVTLADVARLARVSAMTVSRALNTPEKVDAALRERVAQACAQLDYIPSRAARALASARSRLVVTLAPAGDPACEPLLDGLGAALHEAGYLMAIARVDPAHPATDARALALRAFLPHAPEAVALAGLAPDADLLALLGKLDLPWTEACGAGADAKPPRPGAGAPPQAVGETAVAHLHASGRRRIGVLAALGEAGAQGRLAGAIAAWTAATKDQDVPQAIHPAAPCPALGQALLAELLAARPDCDAVYCTHDLLAWGALAHCRQAGIAVPDRLLLIGTHDLPATRWLTPPLASVATRRDLAGRQAALELIARVEGPARRARWYDTGHALRTAG; encoded by the coding sequence ATGAAGCGCCCGGCCCGCGTCACCCTGGCCGACGTCGCCCGGCTGGCGCGTGTCAGCGCGATGACCGTGTCGCGCGCGCTGAACACCCCGGAAAAAGTGGATGCCGCGCTGCGCGAACGGGTGGCGCAGGCCTGTGCCCAGCTTGACTACATCCCCAGCCGCGCGGCGCGCGCGCTGGCCTCGGCGCGCTCACGCCTGGTGGTGACGCTGGCGCCCGCGGGCGACCCCGCCTGCGAGCCCTTGCTGGACGGCCTGGGCGCCGCCCTGCACGAGGCGGGCTACCTGATGGCCATTGCCCGGGTCGACCCCGCCCATCCCGCAACCGACGCGCGGGCGCTGGCCTTGCGGGCCTTCCTGCCGCATGCGCCCGAAGCGGTGGCCCTGGCGGGCCTGGCGCCCGACGCGGACCTGCTCGCGCTGCTCGGCAAGCTGGACCTGCCCTGGACGGAAGCCTGCGGGGCGGGCGCCGATGCCAAGCCCCCCCGCCCTGGCGCGGGGGCGCCGCCGCAGGCCGTGGGAGAAACCGCGGTTGCGCACTTGCACGCCAGCGGCCGGCGCCGCATCGGTGTGCTGGCCGCGCTGGGCGAGGCAGGCGCGCAAGGCCGTCTCGCTGGCGCCATCGCGGCGTGGACCGCCGCCACGAAAGACCAGGATGTGCCTCAGGCCATCCACCCCGCGGCGCCCTGCCCTGCGCTGGGTCAGGCCCTGCTGGCCGAACTGCTGGCCGCCAGGCCGGATTGCGACGCGGTGTATTGCACCCACGACCTGCTGGCCTGGGGCGCGTTGGCGCACTGCCGGCAAGCCGGCATCGCGGTGCCGGACCGCTTGCTGCTGATAGGCACCCACGACCTGCCCGCCACGCGCTGGCTGACGCCGCCGCTGGCATCGGTCGCCACGCGGCGCGACCTGGCGGGCCGGCAGGCCGCGCTGGAATTGATTGCCCGCGTGGAGGGCCCGGCGCGGCGCGCGCGGTGGTACGACACCGGCCACGCCTTGCGCACGGCCGGCTGA
- a CDS encoding LysR family transcriptional regulator: MTPIAPPPPVTHINLRLLQTFMLVAETSSFREAAERTRRSQSAVSIQIKQLEEQLGLKLLYRTTRTVRLTDEGAELYKGTRRAMDEVQLGLRRIRESTDIRRGNVSLACSPSAAASLLPRVLAVFETDYPDVQVHLRELHSHDLFQAVRAGEVDFGIGPRVAGVGEDIAFEVMFSDPFIALVHRSLAPGNRNHITLAELGAMPVLMQDTSSVTRGQLEEALRRAGVRLNGKYDCMQAQTLVAMAEAGLGAAVVPRSILRSLHAPSTRALRIDGAKLVRDISLVTSRGKPLSPTAQRLAQRVREFSEP; this comes from the coding sequence ATGACGCCGATCGCCCCCCCACCCCCCGTCACCCATATCAACCTGCGCCTGTTGCAGACTTTCATGCTGGTGGCGGAGACCTCGAGTTTCCGCGAGGCGGCCGAGCGCACGCGGCGCTCGCAATCGGCGGTGAGCATCCAGATCAAGCAGCTGGAAGAACAGCTGGGCCTGAAGCTGCTGTACCGCACCACGCGCACGGTGCGGCTCACCGACGAAGGCGCGGAACTCTACAAGGGCACCCGCCGCGCCATGGACGAAGTGCAGCTGGGCCTGCGGCGCATCCGCGAATCGACCGACATCCGGCGCGGCAACGTCTCACTGGCCTGCTCGCCCAGTGCGGCAGCCTCGCTGCTGCCACGCGTGCTGGCCGTCTTCGAGACGGACTATCCCGACGTGCAGGTGCATCTGCGCGAGCTGCATTCGCATGATTTGTTCCAGGCGGTGCGCGCGGGCGAGGTCGATTTCGGCATCGGTCCGCGGGTGGCGGGCGTGGGCGAGGACATCGCGTTCGAGGTCATGTTCTCGGACCCCTTCATCGCGCTGGTGCATCGCTCGCTGGCGCCCGGCAACCGCAACCACATCACGCTGGCCGAACTGGGCGCCATGCCGGTGCTGATGCAGGACACCAGCTCCGTGACGCGTGGCCAGCTGGAGGAAGCCTTGCGCCGCGCCGGCGTGCGCCTGAACGGCAAATACGACTGCATGCAGGCGCAGACGCTGGTTGCCATGGCCGAGGCAGGCCTGGGCGCGGCCGTCGTGCCGCGCTCCATCCTGCGCTCGCTGCACGCGCCCTCCACCCGGGCGCTGCGCATCGACGGGGCCAAGCTGGTGCGCGACATCTCGCTGGTCACGTCGCGCGGCAAGCCCCTGTCGCCCACGGCGCAACGGCTGGCGCAACGCGTGCGGGAATTCTCCGAGCCATAG